In Electrophorus electricus isolate fEleEle1 chromosome 1, fEleEle1.pri, whole genome shotgun sequence, a single window of DNA contains:
- the cbx1a gene encoding chromobox protein homolog 1a, producing the protein MSRPAGTTSDAPSVTSVPPQADVKLATTGGKKQTKKKVEEVVEEEEEEYVVEKVLDRRVVKGRTEYLLKWKGFSDEDNTWEPEDNLDCPDLIAEFLQSQKKASEGERKEVGTKRKVGESDNEAGSEESRPKKRKDEQEKPRGFARGLDPERIIGATDSSGELMFLMKWKNSDEADLVPAKEANVKCPQVVISFYEERLTWHSYPTEEEEKKDDKN; encoded by the exons ATGAGCCGGCCTGCAGGCACCACTAGTGATGCTCCCAGTGTCACCTCAG TACCCCCACAGGCAGATGTCAAGCTGGCGACCACTGGTGGAAAGAAACAGACCAAGAAGAAGGTGGAGgaagtggtggaggaggaggaggaggagtatgTGGTCGAGAAAGTTCTGGACCGGCGCGTAGTCAAGGGCAGGACTGAGTACCTCCTCAAATGGAAGGGTTTTTCAGA CGAAGACAACACTTGGGAACCTGAAGACAACCTTGACTGTCCAGACCTGATAGCAGAGTTCTTACAGTCTCAAAAGAAGGccagcgagggagagagaaaggaggtgGGCACCAAGAGGAAAGTGGGTGAGTCGGACAACGAAGCGGGCAGTGAAGAAAGCCGGCCTAAGAAGAGGAAAGACGAG CAAGAAAAACCCAGGGGTTTTGCGCGGGGATTGGACCCTGAGCGCATTATTGGAGCCACAGATTCCAGTGGAGAACTGATGTTCCTCATGAAGTG GAAGAATTCAGACGAGGCAGATCTTGTGCCAGCAAAGGAAGCCAATGTGAAGTGCCCACAGGTTGTCATTTCCTTTTACGAGGAACGGCTCACATGGCACTCTTACCCcacggaggaagaggagaagaaagatgaCAAGAACTAA